GTACCCGTCAATTCAACGGGAGTACAATTACCTAGTAATACCGTATTTATTAACGAATCAGGTCTTTACTCTCTCATCTTCAGTCGCAATCGCTGCATCAGCACAATTACCTCAAAGAGTTTAAGACTGGTGTTAATCCAAATTCAAAGAACAAAGCAGACACGAAGTCAACTTCGCCTCACTCACAACCTAAGCAGGATAAGGCTTTAGACCTTGGCTCAGCTTCTACAAACTACCAGTACGTTTGTGACGAATGAGCTGACTTGTGACGACATTCTTAATACGCTCGTCCATACTTCTTTGGAAACGATCGGCTTGATCGCGAGTCATGTTAGGACTATCACCATAGTTATAGACATTCACTGTTGTACTTATACCCGCTCCTTGTTGTTGGGGTGTTAGAACCTTCTCACCAGCGTGCAGATATGCTAGTCCGTCATGTTGCATCATTCCACCAGTAGCAAAGTGGGGAATGGGTAACGCCGCAGTGCTTAAACCAAAGTTAGGCGTACGTCCACCAAACAATCCTCCTAGTAACGATCCAAAGATCCCAGTACCGCTAGATGCATTACCAAGGATGCTGTTTAATCCCAAATCCAGAAGCTTAGAGGCTAGGTTGTCGAGCAAGTCGAGTGCTACATCACCCAAGGATTTAGTACCGCTGATGAAGCCGCTAATGGCATCTGTGAACGCACCACCAATTCCATCTCTGATTTGAATCTCTAGTTGATGTGTCTTTTCGTAATTCTGTTGCAGTAGATCGTTAAGACGACGATAACCTTCGATACGTTTTTGATTTGACTCTACGGATTTATTGATCGCATCGTAAGGAGATCTGTAGTTAGCTTGAGCAGCAGATTGGTAGCCAGACATGAAATTGTTTCTCTGTCGGACAGTAGCTAGAAAATTTTGGAATCCTGAAGCTGAATTAGCATTACGAGCAGCATTGTACTGTTGTGTAAATTGATTTCCAGCTCTAAGTTTATCCAGTCCTAACAATTTAGCTAATTCAGGGTTCTTTGCACCACCAGCTCCACCCAATCCCCATTTACCCGTACGCAGCGATTCGTAATAAGCATCTAAGACGTGCGCAGGTGCTTCGATGTGAACGTGGACACCGTTTGAGTTACCTGTACTACCCTGGATACCCAACCCTTGACCGCGAGTAACCATCTGCCCAGTTTTTACACCGATACTTGCAAAATGACCTAGAACAATTTCTTGTCCGTCATTCGTCTCCAGAATAACGGCATTACCGTAATCGCCTCGATTACCTGCAAACTTGATTCTTCCCGTGATAGGACTGGGTACTGAAACATTAGTCCTACCACCACGACTGATCGTTAAGTCTCTAACAATACCCCTACTCGTCCTTTGATAGGTGTGGTGTGGAGAAGCATCAGCATGAGAGGTCACATCAGGATCGTGTGGATCTGCTATATGGAATCTACCCCCATCTACTGCACCTCCAGAACCACCTAATCCAAGATTCTGTGCGCTGAGCCTCAACCACTCTTTACCGCTAGCGACTAGTTCTTTAAATTTTGTTGCAGCAACATCTATAAAGTTAACAATCTTAGAGAACCAATCCGCTGCTTGTTTTACTAGAAATACAACGTTATTTAGCGCATCGCCCCAAACGTTAAAACCTTTACCAATTAAATCTACAACAACACCGATCGCTTTTAAAATCGCAGGATTTTCTTTAAGATAATTGCTAAAGTCTTGAACCAGTTGATTTACTACCTTGAAAGAATTAGTAATGAATGTACCTATAGCAGCACCAACTGCTTTAGCTTCGTCCTTATGTTCTATTAACCACCCAGCAAATGTTTTAGCAAGATCGTTTATCGACCTGAAATCAACTTGTATGCCGTCGAAGAAGGATGCTGCTACGTCCAAAGCTGCGTTAATTGCAGGTTGAATGCTCTCAAATATCTTTACGAATGATTGTGTAATCCGATCGCTGAGGTTGGTGAACTTGCCACCAGTAGTAGCTGCAAGTTTGGACATCAACCCTTCAAAGCGTCCACCTGTCGTAGTCATGGAGATGAAAGCTTTTTCAATCTCTGGGAATCCGACTTGACCTTTCTCTACTAGCTTCTTAACTTCACCCTCGGTAACACCAAACTGCTTAGCTAATTCAGCAACAATCGGAATACCGCGTCCGGTGAGTTGATTTATATCCTCACCAAACAAGCGCCCTTGAGTCTTAGCCTTACCGATAATCTCAGCTAATTCTCCGAAGTCAGTTCCCGTACCTGCCGCAACATCACCGATAGCAGTTAGTGTGGGTTTTAGTTGTTCCGCATTGAATCCAAATGCTAATAGTTGCCGCGCTGCTCTCTCAACTTCTGGTAGCTCGAATGGTGTTTCGGCTGCAAATTTAGTGATATCTCTTAGTACTGCGTCTGCTTTGGTAGCAGAACCAAGAAAAGTGGTAAAAGAGACGCGGGATTTCTCAGCATTAGTTCCAGCTTTAAGGATGGATGCACCAACTTGTCCGATAGCCGAATGGCACTAAGATAAGGCGAAATCCTTGAAGGATAGAGACTTGGGCAAAATGGCTTGCTCGTGGGGGTTAAGAAATTAAGAGCAGCATTGGACAAGCAGCTTGATTGTTGACGCAACGGTGATGCAGGTATCTGCTAAAAAATTATTCTGAATGTAGAAAAAGCTTCCAACTCCGGTAAAAAAGAAATGGACGATTGGAAGCGAATATGACTATTACTACTGTGCCAAATCGAGTGAAAATTCTCAAGGATAAATTCACGCAAAGCTTGGGACTACCATTCCAAGAACTGTTACCAGAGTCGGAAATCCAGAGAATCATTGAGGAGCTACAAATTAAATATCGTCGTCGATTATTCGACCCATTTGTAACTTTGTGGGCATTTCTCTCTCAAGTTTTGGATGTTGATAAAAGTTGCCATAACGCTGTGAGCAGAATAATTGCTTATTTGGTCAATGAAAAAGTAGAACTTCCTTCAACTGATACAAGTGCTTACTGTCAAGCACGTTCGAGATTACCGGAAGAATTATTGCAGAAACTGTTCGGGAAAGTGGCACAAGATTTATCAGAGAAAGTGACAACAGAATATTTGTGGTGTGGTCGTCATGTGAAAGTAATAGACGGTTCCACCGTCTCAATGCCTGACACTGTAGAGAACCAAAAAGCTTATCCTCAATCAAAAAGTCAAAAGCCTGGATGTGGGTTCCCCATTGCTAAAATTGGTGTGATGTTTAGTCTAGTTACAGGTGCTGCTCTAGCAATAGCTATCAATGTTTTACACACTCACGATCTCCAATTAGCTAGGCAGTTGTACCAATTTCTCAATCCCTTAGATGTACTTTTAGGGGATAGGGCTTTTTGTGCTTATGCCGATTTGGTTTCGATTAAAAATCTTGAATGTGATGTAGTTTTTCGGAAGCATCAGTCCCGAAAAACATCCATGCAAAGAGGAAGAATTACTGGAGAAAGCGATAAGTTGGTGATTTGGTACAAACCCCGAAAATGCCCACAAGGATTAAGTGAGAATGCATTCGCTGCTCTTCCTTCAACTCTGGTTGTCCGAGAGATTTATTACTACATTATTATCCCTGGTTTTCGGACTCAACAAATTAGTTTAATCACAACTTTATTGGATGCAAAAATTTATCCTACTTTGGAACTTGTGCGGCTTTATGGCTTGAGATGGGATGTTGAAGTAAATTTAAAACATCTCAAGTCTACTTTAGGCATGGACGTTCTACGCTGTAAAACTCCTCCAATGATCCGCAAAGAGCTTTATGTCTATTTACTTGCTTACAATCTGCTACGTACTTTAATGTGGCAAGCTAGTACAACTTACGGTGTACCACCAGTACGCTTATCATTACAAGGAACTCGTCAACACTTGAATCATTTTATCCCACAAATGTTAGCTATCTCTGGGGTAAAACGCCATCACATCTATCAAACTTTACTCAAGGTTATTGTTCACAAATCAGTTCCCACTCGCCCTGGTCGGGCTGAACCCAGAGTGAGAAAGCGTCGTCCCAAAGCTTATCCCTTGATGAAAAATCCCAGACATGAGTTACGCAGACAATTGCAAACTGCTTGAGCCATGAGTGTTTCAGCTTAACTTAGTGCCATTCGTCCGATAGCCTGTGTCGCACTAGCAGCAGCGGTAACTAGAGCTGTGGTCATTCCAGCAGCTACACCCGTAAACACGCTACTAGCCACAGAACTCATCCGGCTCTGCGCTCCCTTCATGTGTTGGGTGAATCCCTGCTCGAACTTACCACCCGCAATACGACCACCACTATGCCCGAAGTCCGTTATATGACGTTTAGCAGAGTCTAGGTTTAACTTGACATCGATCGATACGCTAGCGATACTAGGAATCTTCGCACCCTCCTCTCACTGGTTGAGTAAAAGCTCTTTCAATAGTCCAGTGATACCTATTGAGGCGCTGGTTGGTAAAAAGACCCATTAGATTTAGTAGGGAGATGCTCCAGGTTGTTTGACGTAGGGATAAGTTGGAACATCCTCATTCTTCAGGGAATAGAGATATTGCTCGTCAAGGTTACGAACACCAAAGTTTAAACCATGTTTTAGTGCTTTCCAACCTAGCAACTTAGCTGTTTCAAATTCTAGGCGCTGGAAGATAGCGAACTGTTTCGTTTCTGGGTGGTATGCAGCTATTTCAGTAACTTTTCCTTTACACACATCTAAAGGTCTACAGGAAGCATTCATCGCAAAGTAGCGAAGTATAGCTTGGTAAGATTCGTAGGGACGAATGCGGCTTTGATCGGCTTGATATTGTTCTTCTGGTGTCATAGCTTTACCTCACTGTTTGGTTTCAAGTATTTACCGAAGAATTGCTCCAACGTGACACCACGATAGAGAACACCATCAAGGTTTTGGCTGGTGAAGGCATCTTCCGTGTAAACGTATCCGCGCAAGCTTGTTATGAAAGCTGCAATCCGATCCAACTCTTCGATGTACTGTGGCTCGTACTTGATAGCAATCAGCTTCAGTAAATGAATGCGTCTGCGCATTAGAGATTCGATCGCTGACAGGTGCAGGAACTGCCGCTTGTCTGCGCTGGTGATGTAGGGAGAGAATTCACTTTCCATCACCGCTCGCTCCATTGCTATGAGGTAGGAGTAATGGGTTTGATTTACTGCGTTGGTTCTGCTTGTACTCCGCGAGTAATCGTCGTTCCTCGGCGAGTAATTTATCCCTAATCGCAGGACTCTCCAGCCTCTTATGCTCCTCAAGAATCATTTGTGTTTCTAGTGCTGCTTGATGTTGAGTCTGCGATCGCCCATTAAGCCCTTTCGACAGCTTCGCATCTTTAGCTTTAGCTTCAGCCATTAGGTGTGAGTAACCAACCTCTACATCGCGTCGCACTTGGTCGTGTAGCTCGAATCGCAGCTTATCTACAGCTTGCGTTACTCCCATTGGAAACTCATCGCGAGGTGGGTAGAGGGGTTCTTTCTTCCCCTGCTCCACAAACTCGCGGTAATCCTGGAAGTTATCTAAGAAACTATTTTTTATTTGACTCGCTAATCCTTCAGGTAAGTCAACCAATAGTGCTTCTAACTTCTTGTTTCGTATCTCTGCTGTCTCACCTAATAGTGCCAGCTCTAACTGTTTCTGTAACCGTGGGTATTTAGCAAACTGGTCTATATCCCGCTTATAACGCTGGATTCTCAACTCACCCACCATTTCTTGTAGTAGTTCTTTTTCTTGTGCGTCCATATAATTAAGCCCAAATTGCAAGTGCGGGAGTACTTCTTTGCATCATCGCCACATATTTTTTGTAATCTTCTCGTCGTTGTTCGAGTTGTTCTGGTGTCGGAGCTGCACGCTCTAGCGTCCCATTCAAGAAACCTCGGATGTTGCTCCTGTTAGATGCATTGAATCTGCAAATAACGACGCACCAACCCTCTGTTTTGAGCTGTCTAAGCCCTTCAACACGAACCAGTTTTACTTTTCTACCTTTGTTAACCAACACCAGGCTAGGGTCGTAAATTCGTCCGATCAGAGCGTCGAATATTGATGCTGGACGACACCCTTCAGCTACTTCGTACTGACTAGTAATCGACTCCTGCCACTTTGCGAATTCTTCCTGCCGCAAGCGTTGATTGAAGGTGATATCTAGTTGCGATCCGCTAGTTACAGCGGGTGTTAGTTCCAGTGGTGGGATCTCAATCTTCATCGCGCATATCTCCGATCCATGTGGCAAATTCGTCTAGTGATAATTCAGGTTCTTGAGGTGTAGGGAGTGATTCCGGTACACTTTCGACACCATGACAATTCTTAACCAATTGTGTTGGGTTAAATTCATCCACCCTTGATTCCTTGTTTCTCAACCTGCGAGATTCTTCAAGTAGTTTCCTAGCTTCAGCTACAAGTGCGGCACGTTCTAGAGCAGAAATCTTTTTAGGACGTTTGTTTAATTGCTTCTCTATAAGACTGAGGCGTTCGTTGAGGTTAGATCTTGTAGTCATTTCCTTCACCTTCACTTGCTAATCGTGCTTCTACAACCTCCAAACGGTTTTTAAGGCTCTCTATATCCTGGGATCTTGCGGCATACTCTAGCAGCAACCGTGAAGCGCTTAGTTTGACATTAGCTACTTTTGTATCCCCCACAAAACCATTGACAGGTAAATCCCTCATTTCCCGTACAACAGCCGTAGTCGATAGACACTCATCTACCAAACGGTTAGCAACCATGCTCCATACAAAATCTCTCCCCTTACGCATCGCTTCAATAAATGCAGGCTTATTACGCCACCGCATTAACGTTGTTGGGTGTATCTGCAAGTCTTCACAAATCTCTCCAGGTGTCGCC
This window of the Chroococcidiopsis thermalis PCC 7203 genome carries:
- a CDS encoding tape measure protein, whose product is MGQVGASILKAGTNAEKSRVSFTTFLGSATKADAVLRDITKFAAETPFELPEVERAARQLLAFGFNAEQLKPTLTAIGDVAAGTGTDFGELAEIIGKAKTQGRLFGEDINQLTGRGIPIVAELAKQFGVTEGEVKKLVEKGQVGFPEIEKAFISMTTTGGRFEGLMSKLAATTGGKFTNLSDRITQSFVKIFESIQPAINAALDVAASFFDGIQVDFRSINDLAKTFAGWLIEHKDEAKAVGAAIGTFITNSFKVVNQLVQDFSNYLKENPAILKAIGVVVDLIGKGFNVWGDALNNVVFLVKQAADWFSKIVNFIDVAATKFKELVASGKEWLRLSAQNLGLGGSGGAVDGGRFHIADPHDPDVTSHADASPHHTYQRTSRGIVRDLTISRGGRTNVSVPSPITGRIKFAGNRGDYGNAVILETNDGQEIVLGHFASIGVKTGQMVTRGQGLGIQGSTGNSNGVHVHIEAPAHVLDAYYESLRTGKWGLGGAGGAKNPELAKLLGLDKLRAGNQFTQQYNAARNANSASGFQNFLATVRQRNNFMSGYQSAAQANYRSPYDAINKSVESNQKRIEGYRRLNDLLQQNYEKTHQLEIQIRDGIGGAFTDAISGFISGTKSLGDVALDLLDNLASKLLDLGLNSILGNASSGTGIFGSLLGGLFGGRTPNFGLSTAALPIPHFATGGMMQHDGLAYLHAGEKVLTPQQQGAGISTTVNVYNYGDSPNMTRDQADRFQRSMDERIKNVVTSQLIRHKRTGSL
- a CDS encoding IS4 family transposase — protein: MTITTVPNRVKILKDKFTQSLGLPFQELLPESEIQRIIEELQIKYRRRLFDPFVTLWAFLSQVLDVDKSCHNAVSRIIAYLVNEKVELPSTDTSAYCQARSRLPEELLQKLFGKVAQDLSEKVTTEYLWCGRHVKVIDGSTVSMPDTVENQKAYPQSKSQKPGCGFPIAKIGVMFSLVTGAALAIAINVLHTHDLQLARQLYQFLNPLDVLLGDRAFCAYADLVSIKNLECDVVFRKHQSRKTSMQRGRITGESDKLVIWYKPRKCPQGLSENAFAALPSTLVVREIYYYIIIPGFRTQQISLITTLLDAKIYPTLELVRLYGLRWDVEVNLKHLKSTLGMDVLRCKTPPMIRKELYVYLLAYNLLRTLMWQASTTYGVPPVRLSLQGTRQHLNHFIPQMLAISGVKRHHIYQTLLKVIVHKSVPTRPGRAEPRVRKRRPKAYPLMKNPRHELRRQLQTA